Part of the Micropterus dolomieu isolate WLL.071019.BEF.003 ecotype Adirondacks linkage group LG22, ASM2129224v1, whole genome shotgun sequence genome is shown below.
TGTCATAATTTATACTTTTTGCAGTTTTCAGTGTATCCTCATGAACATCATGGATGTGTTTTTCCCATGCCTCACATGTGTACCACTGATTCTCCCCATCCCTGCCTTATTCTTTGCCTgactctcttgctctcttttgCTACTCCTCTCTAGATGGACCCTTTGTCAGGCATGGGTTCCTTGAACCTGGGGGGCACAGCCACCTCCCACACTCAAAGCATGCAGGGTTTCCCAACCCCACTGAGTTCAGCTTTCAGTAATCCTCAGTCCCCAGCAAAGGCCTTCCCAACACTCTCCAACCCCAACCCCAGCACACCATTTGGTGGTATTGGCAGCCTGTCCTCGCAGCTCCCTGGTATGGACTCTGGTACTATgctatttgattattttcttattaaggCATATTTTTATACTAAATCCGCTAGTAACACTGCAATGTCATAGCCATTTGACAGACATAGACATACACATTTGAATCTTTTTTGGATTCAGTGACAAATAAGATTGGAACAATTTTTTGTGGTGACACTCTTgctaaatgttactttaaatcATGTATAAGCCTAAGCAAGGAATGGCATAACCTTCACTATATTAGTTTGTATCATTTTGTGAAATTCAGAAAAGCCACTTGGAAATGGTATATAAAGGTTAACACCCAGTTTGGTAACGTAACATGTGCATATTAAACTAAACCAAGCTCGGAGGACAAAGGATAGTAGTTTAGAGGCAGAGGTAGGTGTGGATTGAAATGATAGAAGTTTTATGTTACTTGCAGGTCCCTTGGGCTCAGGCATCAGCTCTGGTATTGGCTCTAGTCTAGGGATGCCAACAGTGAACACGGACCCGTTTGGCGCCAGGAAGATGAGCACACCAGGCCTGAACCCAACTACCTTTCAGCAGAGTAAGATGAAGGCCTGTaagtggtggtggtagtggtgtgACTGAGAGCCCCGCCCTGCGCTGCTCAGAACTGTATTTCCTCTGCTGTGATAATGAAATTTCCAAATTTAATGCACCTTAGTGCACCTGACAAATGCAGTTTACAGGAAAGGTTTCACTAGTCTTAGCAAGAAAAGACTTTAACCTTGTGTAAACATTTAGGCCTAAGACTTAACCTTCTTTTTCAATTCATACAACTTGTAAAGTTTATCATTGAGGAAATACAGATCAGTCTTCCATTCCTTGTCTGCTTATGCTGACAACCCCACTTTAGTGTAATTTGTTGAGCTTTTAAGCATCAAAAAGGGGTCTAACCTGACGTGATCAGTTAGAATGCTTTTTGATTCCTGATGTATCACTTGGTTGCACAATGGTTTTCATCGATGGGTTAATTGCTTGGTTCATGCCCCACCAGTGTTTAATTACAACATCCAAATAATTGGACgtctttgttaaaaatgtatttttctactCTTCTTCCAGCTGATCTTTCTCAGGTGTGGCCTGAGGCAAACCAGCACTTTAGTAAGGAGATAGATGACGAGGCAAACAGTTATTTCCAGCGCATCTACAACCACCCACCTCACCCAACTATGTCTGTGGATGAAGTATGTAGTGACATTTAATGAACTAACCTAAACCTAACTATCACATTCTTTCAAGGCATTATTAGCTGCTGTTGATTAGTTCTGCTCTTCCAATAAACTCACCTCCCACTTCGTTATTTTCCCTCTCTTAGGTACTGGAGATGCTGCAGAGGTTCAAGGATTCAAACATCAAGCGGGAGCGAGAGGTGTTCAATTGCATGCTTCGGAATTTGTTTGAGGAGTACCGATTCTTCCCTCAGTACCCAGACAAGGAGCTGCACATCACTGCCTGCCTTTTTGGTGGCATTATCGAGAAAGGTCTTGTCACCTACATGGCCCTGGGCTTGGCCCTACGATATGTTCTTGAAGCCTTAAGAAAACCCTTCGGatccaaaatgtatttctttggaATTGCCGCCCTAGATAGATTTAAAAACAGGtattgaaatgttttctttggtAAAATTAGTATTCATTTAACAACAGGCATCTTGTTTCAGGCTAACATATCTTTTATATTTCTAGACTAAAGGACTATCCTCAGTATTGTCAACACCTGGCTTCAATTGCTCACTTCTTGCAATTTCCCCACCATTTACAAGAGGTAATCAGGTTTCCTTAATTTATTTTGCTCACCATTTTAacgtctttattttttatttttttgacccGGCCGTGACTACAGAAATGGATTCCCACATTCAGATAGATTAAATTTCTCGCTCTGCACCTTTCAATATCCTGTGTGTGCAGTATATCGAGTATGGCCAACAGTCACGGGACCCTCCGGTGAAGATGCAgggctccatcaccacccctggCAGTCTGGCACTGGCACAAGTCCAAGCCCAGGCCCAGTCGCAGCAACCCGGCGTCCCCAAAGCCCCACAGCCAGGTCAGCCCAGCACTCTGGTCACCACACCGACGACTACAACCACAGTAGCCAAGACCCCCACCATCACCAGACCAACACCCAGCAGCTTCAAGAAGGATGTCCCTGTGAGTTTGGCTTTGATGTCGAAACACCCTACTATTTACCTTGTTGATGCACTCAATTGGTTTCAATGTTTTCCTGCATATAGAAATTGTAAACAGTATATAGAGTCACACCGGTTTAAAAGGTAATTGTTCTCGTTCCTGCCTGCAGCCTTCCATAAACACAACCAACATTGACACCCTGCTGGTGGCCACTGACCAAACAGAAAGAATTGTAGAGCCTCCAGAGAATGTCCAGGAGAAGATTGCTTTTATCTTCAACAACCTTTCTCAGTCCAACATGACACAgaaggtaaagaaaagaaaaaaaaaaaagacaaaacataacTGTATTGCCAAGAACTTAAATTGTCAAAGaagctttttattgtttttaagcatgtggggtttttttttttttctcaggttGAGGAATTGAAAGAAACTGTAAAGGAAGAGTTTATGCCCTGGGTGTCTCAGTACCTGGTGATGAAACGTGTCAGCATTGAGCCCAACTTCCACAGTCTCTACTCCAACTTTCTGGACACACTCAAGAACCCTGAGTTTGTCAAGATGGTCCTCAATGAGACTTACAGGAATATCAAGGTAAATCAGACAATAAGGTCATAACTTACCAGCgcaaacattttttcttttaataatgtTTTACATGCCAGTACTTGCCTCATGTAAAACATCTCAACAGCAACTTAATGTTGCTGGATCATGTGAGACGGTGTTCTTTTGCATACATCACTACCATTTCAGATAAACGAGTTGTTTTGTTCCCATTTACTGGGAGCACTACTGAAGAACGGTCACCATTTGTAAAATACTGACACTCCTCTCACATCTCTTAATTTCATATAGGTTCTGTTGACCTCTGACAAGGCAGCTGCCAATTTCTCTGATCGCTCCCTGCTGAAGAACCTGGGCCACTGGTTGGGCATGATTACACTGGCCAAAAACAAGCCCATCCTTTATACAGTAAGAATTTGTATTCTTAGTTTTTGGCTCTGTTGTTTCATTACGTTGTGGGTCTTCTGTTGACTCTAGAGTTtatttacatctttttttttcctttacccAGGATCTGGAGGTAAAGTCTCTGCTGCTGGAAGCCTATGTGAAAGGCCAGCAGGAGCTGCTGTATGTGGTTCCCTTTGTGGCCAAAGTTTTGGAGTCCAGTCTGCGAAGCATGGTGAGTTACACAGCTGTAAATATAGAATTGTCTCCATTCTATCAACATTACCTTATACCACTGTCCAGTGTAAAATGTCATACTGTCATATTTGCTTCAGACAAAAATAACCCCAAACACTTGCCCTGTTTGAGGTTCTTTGGATTCTACACcgtatattttaatgtgtgtgtgtgtgtgtgtgcacctgttAAAGGTTTTCAGGCCCCAGAACCCCTGGACCATGGCCATCATGAATGTTCTTGCTGAGTTGCATCAGGAACATGACCTCAAGGTAATAATATATTATCCTTCCTATGTAGCCACTTAACTTCAGGCTGCTCTTGAAAATGCAGTCCATCTCTAAATCATAGCTTAAAATGCTAAACCTAGAATTCGTTTGGTAACAGATATGAACTAATCATGTTACACAGTAATGAATTTACCTAAACGTGTCAACTGTTAACCAGCTATATCCAACATTATCAGCCAATCAATCTGTTTTGCGTGGCCTTTCAGATTATTGTTCATAACTCAGCGACCACTTGTCACTTTCCAAATTCCCTGCCATGCTTATTAACTATTCACATCAACTTGTTGCCCTTCATAGGCTTAAACCTGCATGTTGCCTTTTCagctataatacaaataaacagtatttatttataatacaatcttattaaaatgtgaaattattgCTTACATTGTTCTGTTGTTTACTGCAGCTGAACCTAAAGTTTGAGATTGAAGTTCTGTGTAAGAACTTGTCTCTGGACATCAATGATCTCAAGCCAGGAAACTTACTGAAGGACAAGGAGAAGCTAAAGAGCCTGGAGGAGCAACTGTCGGCACCAAAGAAAGAGGCAAAGCCTCCAGAAGAGTTGCTGCCAGTTTCTAACACAGGTGGATGCTCCATATTTTTTACTGTACATCAACATTTTGAAAGATTAGTTTGTCTGTTAGCTTTTAACTTATCCTTTATCTGATGTCTCTATCATAtcattcattttttgttttgattctgAATATTAAGTAAATGATGTGAACATATGAATATCTAAAAATGCTGTTATTATTACAATATTCACATCACCATCCCTTGTTCTGTCATGTCTGTCTTTCGCTCTGTAAACGTCCTGTAAATGTTACACACTAAAAAGCGTAGCATTACTTGTTTTTGTTGCCTATATGATTGCGTATTGTTTATGTTGGCTGGATAATCTGCTTTTTCTTgtgattttaatcaaattagCGTTTTGTGACCAACAGGAGACTTTGTTCCATTTGCAGCTCCTCCCTCAACCCCAGTTGCTACCACCACCTCCACAACCACAGGGCCCCCAACCCCACAGTACAGTTACCACGACATCAATGTGTATGCCTTGGCAGGCCTGGCTCCACACATCAATATAAATGTCAACGTAAGTATTGGGCACACGTAAACCACTAGTGACAGAAGTCAGTGTCCATCAAAagacacacactacacaagcaATTAATCAGTCTGCCAAGTAATCGGGGTGGTATTTGGCATTCAGAGATTATCTGCATCGGCCGATATATCATCATAATCTAAtctgaaacaataaatatattattctgtagagaataatgccgTTGAATGACGTGACTTCTGACAAACGGTACCCCACTCTCCCATGTCCAAGTTCTGAAAACTACAGCATAACCCTATGTtaccatttaatttattaataaaaatctaaaaccaCATGTTACTGGCTAAGATCATTGGCCATCCTGTAAATATCTGCATCGGCCATTGAAAAACCCAAAGCGGTTGACCAACAATACACACCCCTCCTTTTTCTCAATCTTTCCCGTTGACATAttaatcctttttttgtttttccttttctctcatgCACCCCTCACTTTTCTCTTTAGATCTCTCTGCTACAGGCCCATCCTCAGTTGAAGCAGTGTGTACGGCAATCAGTAGAGCGAGCTGTCCAGGAGCTGGTGCACCCTGTGGTTGACCGCTCTATTAAAATTGCCATGACAACCTGTGAGCAGATCATCAGGAAGGACTTTGCCCTGGATTCGGAAGAGACCCGCATGCGCGTTGCTGCCCACCACATGATGAGAAACCTAACCGCTGGCATGGCCATGATCACCTGCCGCGAGCCGCTGCTCATGAGCATCGCCACCAACCTTAAGAACAGCTTTGCTGCTGCACTGAGGGTAAGCTGAAGGCCAACACGAGGGCTTATGTCTTCAACTGCGAGTGTTCCATAAGATATAAAGAGATGAAGCCAAAGTCCTTTTAGGCGAGTCCTGCcactcggccgccatcttggcaacgcttcgggcagctatttcggactaacaagaccaggctcctatctaaatgaatgggggagagagccagaactacACTTTTACTGGTccccgggacataaaaactacatgagtagaatcagcattaaaatctgataaaaatcgctgaaagagtttttaaaccttattttggggcaaagtttttaaagcatttttcccGACCGGTTATACTTCTGCTACGCATGCGCGAAAGTTGTAAAGGtaattggctgaaatatgattccccgctttggctgttaaaagcaaaCGACTGGCTTTctagcaggaggggcgggataaccaccatctttgccgttacaggctttccccatagagctgtattgaggatgtgactGAGTGGCACATCTCCTCTAAATTGTCTCTGAAGCATAGAGAGTTTCTTTTCCCACACACCCGTCCTCCGCTTTGTTTCGGTCTAATAGCTTGTACCATTCCTGCTCATATAAATTAAGGTGTTTATTCCCTTAGGCACCAACCCCCCAACAGAGGGAAATGATGGAAGAGGCTGCAGCCAGGATTGCTCAAGACAACTGTGAACTGGCTTGCTGCTTCATTCAGAAAACAGCTGTGGAAAAGGCTGGTCCTGAAATGGACAAGAGACTAGCCACGGTGAGACTTAAATGTATTTCTGATTTGTTAACCTGGCTAGTGTCACCTCGGAATTAAttatttgtaaaaatatataagcCAACTTAATTATCAACATTGCTGAGAGTGCAatagttatttttaaaatctaCAATTGATGTAAGCCCAAAGACAAAGTTTCTAAGTAAATTGATTCAGAGTTTTTTCTACTTTGTGCAAGTTATTAAAAATACTTCAGAGTTCTGCATGTTGGGTACTTTCTAAAAATATGTACTTTACTGAAAAGAAAAGTGTCTTCATTTCTTAATCTGATCTCTACTATTCCAGGAGTTTGAACTGAGGAAGCATGCACGTCAAGAGGGCCGCCGTTACTGTGATCCAGTTGTTCTGACTTACCAGGCTGAACGTATGCCTGAGCAGATCAGACTCAAGGTAAGATCAGTTTAACATCCACTCATACAGTATATCAGGGAAAGTCTATCAATTATGAGCCAACCTATGCTTGTTAAgcttaaaacataatttactgTTGCCTCAGTTATGGATCTGTCCAAGAGGATAATGATTCAGTGCTCTTTTAcacactgtacagtatgtggagACGTTTCCGTAAAGTAAtaaaatgcatgtgtgttgtaGGTGGGAGGAGTGGACCCCAAACAACTGGCTGTATATGAGGAGTTTGCCAGGAACGTTCCAGGTTTCTTACCCAGTAATGATCTCACCCAGCCCTCTGGCTTCCTGGCTCAGCCAATGAAggtgatttgtgtttttttttttttgtgtgtgttccataaggtgttaaaaaaaaaaaaaaaaaactatctaTCTACTAACTAAATCTTAAAATATGGTGTATATAAAAGACTAAAACGACAAGCACTTAACTAAGTGCTTCTTGTGTTTAATGTCTGGAAAATGATGTCACAGATGGGTGTTGCCATTTTAAACCCACTGAACTTAATTCCATCTGTATCTCTGTTAACAGCAACATGCATGGGCCACAGATGATGTGGCTCAGATTTATGATAAGTGCATGGCAGACTTGGAGCAACATCTTCATGCCATCCCTCCAGCTCTTTCCATGAACCCCCTGACCCAGGCTCTGCGCAGCCTGCTGGAAGCTGTGGCCTTGGCTAGAAACTCCAGGGAAGGCATCACTGCACTTGGCCTCCTGCAGAAGGTAGGGCAGCTACTGTAATAGTTGCAGTTCAGGTCAGTATCTGTGCTAACCTGTGTTTTACTGAGCTGGTTTCTTTATTTCCCAGGCTGTGGAAGGTCTTCTGGATGCTACCAGTGGGGCCGATGCCGACTTGCTGCTCCGCTACAGAgagtgccacctgctggtgctTAAAGCTCTACAGGATGGACGTGCCTATGGACCACAGTGGTGCAATAAGCAGATCACCAGGTGAGTCAGGGCATGATTGATTTCAAATCATTATTGCACCTTTTGATTTGAATCATATAACAGGGTGTCTGCGGGGTCttaaaattaaggccattaaaaagtctttagatatttttttcaatgtggaaatcctgtttgtccaaaagtttgtttgctaaaagtgtaggtgaacgtaattatttataatgcatagccaaaaatactagacaggcagaGAGTAGCGACTGTGATTCctttctgtaacgttaggcgcagggatctaccgagcgcctatttcactcttaaacggatttttaaaaaaaagcttgatgtgctgcaacaaactttataaatgttgaactcagtgTTATTGAATttagtaacataatgaatatattaatatcaaacttagTTTACTatgaaattaacaatatactttcaATTTAATactaattatattaatataattagtattaaataattatatactaatacagtcatttagaccagttcctcctccaggttgtgcctgtgctacaccgcctacactacttgcgttattcatcactcagtttattctcttcatctttgttccctcctggcctatttgaattttgttgtattgatcaagtggacggtgaaagttatcacacatatcattgcaggcaagcccacattatctagtttaaaccagctaaaacacaaaatcacactgtttcacatgatttgctgtaatattgcgtacataaacgtcatagcttATGTAAGACTGTTGCTTTttgcaggaaatctgaccagtccttcacatagagaactgttggcccatacaggctgttataggcaactgagaaagttggtgaatgcctcaatttgtaggtggcgttacaacctgatgacatataggcaataaatatgttataaatatacttaaattccttttaaaacctcaaatgtcccttttaaaggtgtgtggctgattttaatctgttacagctcaaagtggcgcagcagtctttaaaatatgttgaaaaaggtattgaattttacttcagaaTTCCTGTGTATATACCCTGTATAAAGCATTTGTTTAGCTTTCACATAGATTATTGTAAATCTAAACAATAATTTGAGTTATGTTGAAAAGAAGCAACATGTCCCCCTGGTGGTGCGTGACATAAGGAGGCTCCATATATGGGATCTTTTGTAGTAATTGTACTTGGTGTGTCTCAATATTTTACCCTGTTTGTTAACAGGTGTCTGATTGAATGCCGTGATGAGTACAAATACAACGTAGAGGCAGTGGAGCTTCTGATCAGGAATCATCTTGTGAATATGCAGCAGTATGACTTACACCTGGCACAGGTATACATTTCACACGTTCACTGTGGAGTCATTTACTGTTCTACTGTCTTTATCTTTTGGTTTCGTGTAAATACTTAAGAAGTCATCTATTTATATTTCTACCTTATTGAGATGTCTGTTCAGAAacttgttttttacttttgcgTGTAGTTTGATGTGATGTgaagtctttatttatttttttctcctgttgAACGGTGTTAAAATTTCCTAACTTAGGTTCATTATAGTTCAgtgtcttttcatttttaaaaatggaaatgctTAAGCACTGAATGCTGTCCTGCACCTTGATCAAGAGATCTGTGAATCAGTAACTTTGTCTGGTTAAAATTTCAAGTGTTGTCACTAGCtaataatgtttgttttcttctagTCTATGGAAAATGGACTGCACTACATGGCAGTTGCATTTGCCATGCAGTTGgtgaagctgctgctggtggatgAACGCAGTGTCAGCCATGTCACAGAGGCCGACCTCTTCCACACAATTGAGACTTTAATGAGGACCTGTGCACACTCCAGAGCCAACGCACCTGAGGGGTAAACAACTACAATGTTTAAACATTccttttttgatttatttatccATAAACCACAAATAACTGCAGAATAATTGCTGAATTGTGTAGAAGTCGGAAAGACACCAAATCAAGCAGGTTTTCATGTAAGCTGAATTTATTTGAGGCCATTTTAGAATTTTGAAGAGGTTTTTGCTACCCCACCTAGAAACTGTCTGATCCAGtcaaatttgaaaataaaatgaatcaaatgtgAAAAGGGTTAAAACAAACTCTTGGTCATTTCTTTGTCCTCTTCCCCAGTCTTCCCCAGCTGATGGATGTTGTTCGCTCCAACTATGAGGCCATGATTGACCGGGCCCACGGCGGCCCTAACTTCATGATGCACTCTGGGATTTCACAGGCTTCGGAATATGATGACCCTCCAGGCCTGAGGGAGAAGGCAGAGTACCTACTGAGAGAATGGGTCAACCTGTACCACTCAGCTGCTGCTGGCAGGGATAGCACCAAAGCTTTCTCTGCCTTTGTAGGCCAGGTAAACACTCTTACCTTATCAGTCAATGTAAGTGCAAGTGTTGTGTGACAATCATGGTGACCATTGTTCCTCACGTTTATATCAtgtctccttttcttttccaaCCAGATGCACCAGCAGGGCATCCTGAAGACTGATGACCTGATCACAAGGTTCTTCCGGCTGTGCACAGAAATGTGTGTGGAGATAAGCTATCGGGCACAGGCTGAGCAACAGCACAACCCAGCAGCCAGTGCCGCCATCATCAGGGCAAAGTGTTACCACAACCTGGATGCCTTCGTTAGGCTCATAGCCCTGCTGGTCAAACACTCTGGAGAGGCCACCAACACAGTGACAAAAATCAACCTCCTCAACAAGGTACAGCATCATGACTACAAAAGTGTAGCTGATTTATCATCTGTGACAAAATAGTCAAAAATATCCAATATTATCAACAGGACATTATAGAAAGTAGTTATTTGGTTGTGGTACTGAAAGTCTTTCTACATTGTGGCATCGGCGGATGCTGTGTGATTTATGAAGGGCATTTCAACCCAGAGTGT
Proteins encoded:
- the cnot1 gene encoding CCR4-NOT transcription complex subunit 1 isoform X6 — its product is MNLDSLSLALSQISYLVDNLTKKNYRASQQEIQHIVNRHGPEADRHLLRCLFSHVDFSGDGKSSGKDFHQTQFLIQECVSLISKPNFISTLCYAIDNPLHYQKSLKPSAHLFTQLSKVLKLSKVQEVIFGLALLNSSNTDLRGFAAQFIKQKLPDLLRSYVDADLGGNQEGGFQDIAIEVLHLLLSHLLFGQKGASGVGQEQIDAFLKTLCRDFPQERCPVVLAPLLYPEKRDILMDRILPDSGELAKTMMESSLAEFMQEVGYGFCASLDECRNIILQYGVREVTASQVARVLGMMARTHSGLTDGIPLQSISAPGSGIWSDGKDKNDGSQAHTWNVEVLIDIVKEVNPNLNFKEVTYELDHAGFIIRDSKGLHIVVYGIQRGLGMEVFPVDLIYRPWKHAEGQLSFIQHSLMSPEVFCFADFPCHTVAIDILKAPPEDDNREIATWKSLDLVESLLRLSEVGQYEQVKQLFGFPIKHCPDMLVLALLQISTSWHTLRHELISTLMPIFLGNHPNSAIILHYAWHGQGQSPSIRQLIMHSMAEWYMRGEQYDQAKLSRILDVAQDLKSLSMLLNGTPFAFVIDLAALASRREYLKLDKWLTDKIREHGEPFIQACVTFLKRRCPSIMGGLAPDKDQPKSAQLPPETLATMLACLQSCAGSVSQELSETILTMVANCSNVMNKARQPPPGVKGRAPSTSSLDAISPVQMDPLSGMGSLNLGGTATSHTQSMQGFPTPLSSAFSNPQSPAKAFPTLSNPNPSTPFGGIGSLSSQLPGPLGSGISSGIGSSLGMPTVNTDPFGARKMSTPGLNPTTFQQTDLSQVWPEANQHFSKEIDDEANSYFQRIYNHPPHPTMSVDEVLEMLQRFKDSNIKREREVFNCMLRNLFEEYRFFPQYPDKELHITACLFGGIIEKGLVTYMALGLALRYVLEALRKPFGSKMYFFGIAALDRFKNRLKDYPQYCQHLASIAHFLQFPHHLQEYIEYGQQSRDPPVKMQGSITTPGSLALAQVQAQAQSQQPGVPKAPQPGQPSTLVTTPTTTTTVAKTPTITRPTPSSFKKDVPPSINTTNIDTLLVATDQTERIVEPPENVQEKIAFIFNNLSQSNMTQKVEELKETVKEEFMPWVSQYLVMKRVSIEPNFHSLYSNFLDTLKNPEFVKMVLNETYRNIKVLLTSDKAAANFSDRSLLKNLGHWLGMITLAKNKPILYTDLEVKSLLLEAYVKGQQELLYVVPFVAKVLESSLRSMVFRPQNPWTMAIMNVLAELHQEHDLKLNLKFEIEVLCKNLSLDINDLKPGNLLKDKEKLKSLEEQLSAPKKEAKPPEELLPVSNTGDFVPFAAPPSTPVATTTSTTTGPPTPQYSYHDINVYALAGLAPHININVNISLLQAHPQLKQCVRQSVERAVQELVHPVVDRSIKIAMTTCEQIIRKDFALDSEETRMRVAAHHMMRNLTAGMAMITCREPLLMSIATNLKNSFAAALRAPTPQQREMMEEAAARIAQDNCELACCFIQKTAVEKAGPEMDKRLATEFELRKHARQEGRRYCDPVVLTYQAERMPEQIRLKVGGVDPKQLAVYEEFARNVPGFLPSNDLTQPSGFLAQPMKQHAWATDDVAQIYDKCMADLEQHLHAIPPALSMNPLTQALRSLLEAVALARNSREGITALGLLQKAVEGLLDATSGADADLLLRYRECHLLVLKALQDGRAYGPQWCNKQITRCLIECRDEYKYNVEAVELLIRNHLVNMQQYDLHLAQSMENGLHYMAVAFAMQLVKLLLVDERSVSHVTEADLFHTIETLMRTCAHSRANAPEGLPQLMDVVRSNYEAMIDRAHGGPNFMMHSGISQASEYDDPPGLREKAEYLLREWVNLYHSAAAGRDSTKAFSAFVGQMHQQGILKTDDLITRFFRLCTEMCVEISYRAQAEQQHNPAASAAIIRAKCYHNLDAFVRLIALLVKHSGEATNTVTKINLLNKVLGIVVGVLIQDHDVRQTEFQQLPYHRIFIMLLLELNAPEHVLETINFQTLTAFCNTFHILRPTKAPGFVYAWLELISHRIFIARMLAHTPQQKGWPMYAQLLIDLFKYLAPFLRNVELNKPMQILYKGTLRVLLVLLHDFPEFLCDYHYGFCDVIPPNCIQLRNLILSAFPRNMRLPDPFTPNLKVDMLSEINIAPRILTNFTGVMPSQFKKDLDSYLKTRSPVTFLSELRSNLQVSNEPGNRYNIQLINALVLYVGTQAIAHIHNKGSTPSMSTITHSAHMDIFQNLAVDLDTEGRYLFLNAIANQLRYPNSHTHYFSCTMLYLFAEANTEAIQEQITRVLLERLIVNRPHPWGLLITFIELIKNPAFKFWSHDFVHCAPEIEKLFQSVAQCCMGQKQAQQVMEGTGAS
- the cnot1 gene encoding CCR4-NOT transcription complex subunit 1 isoform X9 codes for the protein MNLDSLSLALSQISYLVDNLTKKNYRASQQEIQHIVNRHGPEADRHLLRCLFSHVDFSGDGKSSGKDFHQTQFLIQECVSLISKPNFISTLCYAIDNPLHYQKSLKPSAHLFTQLSKVLKLSKVQEVIFGLALLNSSNTDLRGFAAQFIKQKLPDLLRSYVDADLGGNQEGGFQDIAIEVLHLLLSHLLFGQKGASGVGQEQIDAFLKTLCRDFPQERCPVVLAPLLYPEKRDILMDRILPDSGELAKTMMESSLAEFMQEVGYGFCASLDECRNIILQYGVREVTASQVARVLGMMARTHSGLTDGIPLQSISAPGSGIWSDGKDKNDGSQAHTWNVEVLIDIVKEVNPNLNFKEVTYELDHAGFIIRDSKGLHIVVYGIQRGLGMEVFPVDLIYRPWKHAEGQLSFIQHSLMSPEVFCFADFPCHTVAIDILKAPPEDDNREIATWKSLDLVESLLRLSEVGQYEQVKQLFGFPIKHCPDMLVLALLQISTSWHTLRHELISTLMPIFLGNHPNSAIILHYAWHGQGQSPSIRQLIMHSMAEWYMRGEQYDQAKLSRILDVAQDLKSLSMLLNGTPFAFVIDLAALASRREYLKLDKWLTDKIREHGEPFIQACVTFLKRRCPSIMGGLAPDKDQPKSAQLPPETLATMLACLQSCAGSVSQELSETILTMVANCSNVMNKARQPPPGVKGRAPSTSSLDAISPVQMDPLSGMGSLNLGGTATSHTQSMQGFPTPLSSAFSNPQSPAKAFPTLSNPNPSTPFGGIGSLSSQLPGPLGSGISSGIGSSLGMPTVNTDPFGARKMSTPGLNPTTFQQTDLSQVWPEANQHFSKEIDDEANSYFQRIYNHPPHPTMSVDEVLEMLQRFKDSNIKREREVFNCMLRNLFEEYRFFPQYPDKELHITACLFGGIIEKGLVTYMALGLALRYVLEALRKPFGSKMYFFGIAALDRFKNRLKDYPQYCQHLASIAHFLQFPHHLQEYIEYGQQSRDPPVKMQGSITTPGSLALAQVQAQAQSQQPGVPKAPQPGQPSTLVTTPTTTTTVAKTPTITRPTPSSFKKDVPPSINTTNIDTLLVATDQTERIVEPPENVQEKIAFIFNNLSQSNMTQKVEELKETVKEEFMPWVSQYLVMKRVSIEPNFHSLYSNFLDTLKNPEFVKMVLNETYRNIKVLLTSDKAAANFSDRSLLKNLGHWLGMITLAKNKPILYTDLEVKSLLLEAYVKGQQELLYVVPFVAKVLESSLRSMVFRPQNPWTMAIMNVLAELHQEHDLKLNLKFEIEVLCKNLSLDINDLKPGNLLKDKEKLKSLEEQLSAPKKEAKPPEELLPVSNTAPPSTPVATTTSTTTGPPTPQYSYHDINVYALAGLAPHININVNISLLQAHPQLKQCVRQSVERAVQELVHPVVDRSIKIAMTTCEQIIRKDFALDSEETRMRVAAHHMMRNLTAGMAMITCREPLLMSIATNLKNSFAAALRAPTPQQREMMEEAAARIAQDNCELACCFIQKTAVEKAGPEMDKRLATEFELRKHARQEGRRYCDPVVLTYQAERMPEQIRLKVGGVDPKQLAVYEEFARNVPGFLPSNDLTQPSGFLAQPMKQHAWATDDVAQIYDKCMADLEQHLHAIPPALSMNPLTQALRSLLEAVALARNSREGITALGLLQKAVEGLLDATSGADADLLLRYRECHLLVLKALQDGRAYGPQWCNKQITRCLIECRDEYKYNVEAVELLIRNHLVNMQQYDLHLAQSMENGLHYMAVAFAMQLVKLLLVDERSVSHVTEADLFHTIETLMRTCAHSRANAPEGLPQLMDVVRSNYEAMIDRAHGGPNFMMHSGISQASEYDDPPGLREKAEYLLREWVNLYHSAAAGRDSTKAFSAFVGQMHQQGILKTDDLITRFFRLCTEMCVEISYRAQAEQQHNPAASAAIIRAKCYHNLDAFVRLIALLVKHSGEATNTVTKINLLNKVLGIVVGVLIQDHDVRQTEFQQLPYHRIFIMLLLELNAPEHVLETINFQTLTAFCNTFHILRPTKAPGFVYAWLELISHRIFIARMLAHTPQQKGWPMYAQLLIDLFKYLAPFLRNVELNKPMQILYKGTLRVLLVLLHDFPEFLCDYHYGFCDVIPPNCIQLRNLILSAFPRNMRLPDPFTPNLKVDMLSEINIAPRILTNFTGVMPSQFKKDLDSYLKTRSPVTFLSELRSNLQVSNEPGNRYNIQLINALVLYVGTQAIAHIHNKGSTPSMSTITHSAHMDIFQNLAVDLDTEGRYLFLNAIANQLRYPNSHTHYFSCTMLYLFAEANTEAIQEQITRVLLERLIVNRPHPWGLLITFIELIKNPAFKFWSHDFVHCAPEIEKLFQSVAQCCMGQKQAQQVMEGTGAS